The nucleotide sequence GTCGCAGCCACCGCCTCCCGCACCGGTGATGAGGCACCACGCGCGCCGGATCTCGGGGTTGACCGCGGAGGAGTTGACCGTGAGCGCCAGCGCGGCGATGACGACGCCGACGAGCAGGACGATGCCGACGTACTCGGCTGCGGTGGCTCCACGTTCGCCGCGTCGCCGCACCGCACCCCCTGCGTCTCGCTGGTCCATCCGACGGCCCTCCCCGATGCTGCACTCGTGTCGGACGCCACGCTATGAGCCCGGCACCGTTGTGCCACAGGGCCCGGGGGCCTGCCCGGGCCCGGGCCCGAGGGCCTCAGTCCTCGCGTCCGCGCAGGCCCAGCAGCACCGCGCCGCCCACGACGAGGAACCAGACCACGACGTCCAGGACCGTTCCGGCAGAAGTCGACCCGGTCACCCAGACGCCGAACAGGGGGCCGCCGGCGTCGGCCGTCGCGGTCCACGTGAGGGGGTCGAGAACGACCGCACCGGTGAGCAGCGCGACGGGGACCGTGGCCGACCACCACGGGCCGCGCCGTCCGACGACGAGGGCCACGACGGCCAGCCCCACGAGCGTCAGCACGCTCCGGCCGACGACCGACGCGACCACGCTCGTCGTCGACGCGCCCACCGCCAGCCCGAGCACACCGAGCAGGCCCGCCCCGAGACCACCGAGCAGGCACAGGCCGGCCCATCCCGTCGTCCGCACGCCGGCACCCCTCTCCCCGTCCGCTGCTCCTGCGGGCCGATCCTGTCACGCGTGCTCGTCGACGGTGTCGAGCCGCCCCCGGCGCCGTCGGCGCGGGGTAGTCTCGGACGCGTGGGAGGCGGACGGACGGGGGCGCTGGCCGCATGCGTGTCGACGGCCGCCTGCGTGGTCCTCGCGCTCTCCGGCGCCGCGTCCGCCGCCCCGCGCGACGTCCCCGTCGGCTCCGGGGTGCCCGTCCTCGGGCAGGTGCTCGTCAGCGGGCTCGGCCAGGGCCAGGAGCGGCCGCCCTCGATGGTCGTCACGGTGCACGCCGTCCGCCGCACCGAGGGAGCCACGATCCTCTACTACTCGGTCGGGTTCGCGGGCGACGCGCCCGACCCGGAGGTCCTGCCGGTCACCGCGTACGGCTCCGGCCTCGACACGTTCGGGACGCTCCAGGCCTCCTCCGGCGCGACGTTCATGGACACGGCCGCCCTCGTCGACGTGCCCGGAAAGCGCTCGTACGGCGCCCTCCGCACCGCAGCCGGCCGGGCGGTCGCCGCGCCGCCGCCCGTCGCGCAGACCGACCGCGTCCGCCTCTCCGGCCGGGCCGTCATGCAGTGGGTCGCGCTCGCCCCGGTCCCGGCGAAGGTGAGGACGGTCGACGTCCTCGTCGGCAGCGCCTTCGTCCCGGGCATCCCCGTCGGCGACGGGCTGCTGGAGCCGACCGTCGAGGACCCGGCACCGGTGGTGGGGACCGGGTGGCCGAAGGTCGACACCGTGGCGATCGGCGGCGCACGCGCGGACTCCACGATCAAGACCCTCCAGCTGCACGTGGCCCGCCGCCCCGTCGCGAGCCCCCCTGCGGAGCCGACCGCGAGCCCCGGCGCGTCCCCCTCCCCGACGGCGAGCCCCGCCCCGTGAGCCGCCGTCCGACCCCGCTCCACGCGGCCGTCGCCGCCCTCGCGGCCGCCCTCGCCCTCGCTGGGTGCACCGCCGACGGGGAGACCCCGGCGCCCGAGCCGAGCCTGACGCTCGCCAAGAGCCCCACCCCGACCGACGTCGGCCCCACCGCCGACTTCCTCGACGTCGAGGAGGAGCGTCCGCTCGCGACGACGCCGGCGCGCGACGACTCCTCCTACTCCGGGGCGACCTTCTCCATCCTCGAGGTCCGCAGCACCGAGCGTTCGACGCTCGTCGTGTGGTCCGCCACGCACCCCCGGACGCTCTCGGCCGGGTCGGACTTCGACGTCACGGCATGGCGCAACTTCCCGGCGCTCTCGACGAAGTCGAGGACGTACTCGGTGCTGACCTACGAGGCGACGACCGGGCAGGTCGAGTGCGCCTGCGTCGACATGCGGGCGATGCGCGCCGAACCGAACCCCCAGGGCGCGCTGTACCCGCCGCTGCCCAAGGACACCGCGTCGGTGACGCTCACCTCCCCGTGGTTCCGCGACGTCACCGTGCCGGTCACCCACGGGTAGCCGGGACGCGTCCGGTCCGGAGGCTGGGCCTTCCGATCTCGGCCCGGGTCAGTAGGGTGGCGACGGATCCATTCGCCATCGAGGGGGAACCGCCGCGATGAAGACCCTTGCCACCGTGCTCGCCACGGCCGCCGCGCTGACGTGCGCGGTGCCGGCCGTGGCCGCCACCGCGCCGCCGCTGCCGAGCGTGCCCGACGTCCCGGTGCTGGGTCAGGCCTGGATCGGCAACGTCACCGACCAGCGGCTCGCCGTGCTCTCCGTGCACGGCCTGCGCCGGGTCGAGGGGGCCACGGTCCTCTACTACTCGCTCGGCCTGCGCAGCGAGGACCAGACCGGCGACGAGGCCGCGTTCTTCAGCGCCTACGGCAACGGCAACAACTTCGTCCTCACCCAGAACGGGTCGACGGGCCTGGAGTGCACCGCCGCCGCCATCGACGTCGCCGGGAGCGTGGCCTACAGCGCCCTGAAGACCGACGAGGTCGGCCGGTGCATCTCGACGAAGAACCTCGACCTCGAGGCGCCGCGGGACCAGCTGGGCCGCGCGACGGTCGGTTGGGTCCTCCTCGCGCCGGTCCCGCAGACCGTCACGACGGTCGACGTCCTCGTCGGCTCCTCCCTCGTCCAGGGCGTGCCCGTCGAGGACGGCCTGCTCGAGCCGACGGTCACGGAGTCCGCCCCCGCGGTCGGGACCGGGTGGCCCACGGTCGACACCTCACGGGTCTCCGAGGCCGTCGACCCGGACGGCGCGGTCTTCGACCTGCGCAGCCAGGTGCAGGACGTGAAGAAGAAGGTCACCCAGGCCAAGCGCGACGGTCGCGACGAGCTCGAGCTCGATGCCTCCGTCCTGTTCGACACCGACAAGGCGACCCTCACCCGGGCCGCGAGCGGCGTCATCGCCGAGGCCGCGAAGCAGATCACCGCGGCCGGCAGCACCGGCACGATCACCGTCGTCGGCCACACCGACAGCAACGCGGGCGACGCCTACAACCTCGACCTGTCCAAGCGCCGTGCGGCCGCGGTGGCCAAGGCCCTCGCCCCCCGCATCCCGAAGGGGATCCGGATCACCCCGGTCGGGAAGGGCGAGACCGAGCCCATCGCCGACAACGGCAGCGCCGAGGGGCGTGCGCTCAACCGTCGGGTGACGATCACCCTGCCGAAGTGAGGACCCCGATGACCCGACGTTCCCTCGCCCTCCTCGCCGGTGCGGCCCTGGTCGCCACCGTCCTCGGCGGGTGCACCGACGACCCGCCACCCACCGACCCCAGCCCGTCGGCCAGCGGTTCGGCGTCGGGCGGCCCGAGCGCGAGCGCCTCCGCCACCCCCCAGGACCGCTCCGCGGCCGTCGTCGGCGGCGCTGCACCCCTGACCGAGATCGCCACCACGAAGGCCAGGGCCTCCTCGTCGTTCGAGGGCGCGACCTTCGGCTTCTACCGGCTCACCCGCTCGGACTCCTCGACCCTCCTGGTGTGGCGGGTCACCGGCGGCGACGGCGCCAGCAGCCCGCGCGACGCCAACATCCGGTTCTGGGAGAAGTACCCCGTGATGGTGGCGGGCGGCAAGAAGTACTCGGTCGTCACCTTCGACAAGCAGGACGACGGCTGGTCCGCGCTCTCCGACCCCGCCCTGCGCCTGTCGCAGGGCCTGGAGAGCCCCCCGATCTCGGCCCTGTACCCGCCGTTGCCGGCGGGGACCACCGAGGTCACGCTGACCAGTCCGTGGTTCGCCGACGTCAAGGTCCCGGTCACCGACGCGGCCACGACCGGCTGAGCCGGCAGCTCCCGGCGCACGTCAGCGGCCCCGGCCTCCTCACGGAGGCCGGGGCCGCTGTCGCAGGCTGCGTGTCCCCTACTCACGCAGCGTGACCCGGAACATCTTCCTGATCTCGGCGGACGTGGTCAGGAGGGTGACGTTCCCGGTGGTGTCGACGTACACCCGGACCGTGACGTCGCCGCAGTCGGCGGTCGTCTCGTAGCCGGTCGTCGAGCCGGGCACCGCGACGACGATGCACGGCCCGAGCCGGCGACCGGTCTGCGCCACGGCGTCGGCACTCTCGCGCCGACCGGTCTCGGTGACGAAGTCGCTCCGTACGCTGACCTCGACGCGGTCGGCGAGCGGGTAGTAGCAGTAGGTGGTGACGTCCGTCGAGTTGCGGGAGGCGAAGGACTGCGCCCGCCCCTGGCCGTCACCACAGCTCCAGAAGCCGCGCGGGACGCGCGACTGCAGCGACCGGACGATGTTGTCGTAGGCATCCTCCCGCACCTGCTGGGCGCCAGCGAGGGCCGCCGCGTCGGCGCCCGACTGGATCTTGCTGACCTCGCTCGTGACCTTGCCCGTCCGGAAGACGATGCCGAGCGCGGCCGCCACGAGGACGAGAACGACGACGATGGCCACGGCCGTGACGGCCTGGCCCTCCTCACGACGGCGGCTGCGCTCCTGCACCATGCCGGCCTCCCCTCGAACGGTGCGGGTCGTGGCGCCCTCGGACGTGCGGATCGCCGGGACAGGTCCTGTGACCTGCCCCGGCGACCCGCTCACGTCACTTGGCGCCGGTGATGTTGTCCCAGGCGCTCTTGATCTTGGTACCCACGTCGGCACCGGTGACGACGCCGTAGATGGCGGCGATGACGACACCGGCGACGAGGGCCATGCCCAGGTACTCCAGCGAGTTCTGGCCGGCCTCGCGGCGGTCCTTGAGGGTGGCGGCGAGGGTGGTGTAGCGAGCGGCGAGCTGGTGGGTCATGGCGTTCTCCTTGGTCCTGATCCCCGGTGTCCGAGGGCCTGCGGTCCTCGTTCTTGACACCCTGAACGCTACGGACGCTCGAGGCATGGGCACAGGGTCCGCAGGCCCAGCACCGGGCCCAATCCGTCCCGGTCAGGACCCGGGCCGGGTCCCCAGCCAGGCCACGATCGCCTCGGCCCGCGTGGTGACGGCGAGCCGCGGGAAGATCTGGTTGATGTGGTTCTTCACCGTCTTCTCGGAGAGAAAGAGCTCGCGAGCGATCGCCCCGTTGGTCTTGCCGGACGCGACGAGGTCCATGACCTCCGCCTGCCGCTCGGAGAGGTCGAAGCGGGCCCGCCCGGTGAGCCCGGCTGCCGGGGCCCGGCCACCGCGCAGAGCCGCCAGCGCGGGCCCGGACAGGCTGCCGGTTCCCTCGGCGGCGGCTCGCACCATCGCCCCCAGCCGGTCGGCGTCGAAGGTCCCGTGGACGAGATAACCGACGGCGCCCTCGTCGAGGGCAGCGAGAACGACATCGCTCTCGTCGGAGAAGGTGAGCATGAGCACGTGCGAGACCTCCGATATCTCGCGGACGACCGAGACCCCGTCGCGCACGGGCATCCGCACGTCGAGCAGGACGACGTCAGGTCGGGTCTCGCGGACCCGGGCCAGGGCCTCCACGCCGTCCCCCGCCTCGGCGACGATCTCGAGCTGGTCATCGGTCTCGACGAGCGAGCGGATCCCCCGCCGCATCACCGCGCTGTCGTCCACGATGCACACCGTCCAGGCCATCACGCCACCACCTCTCGTTGGTCCTTCTCGACGAGGCCGCGGCGGTTGACCTCGAAGGTCACCGTCGTCCCCTGCCCCGGTCCGGTCTCGTGGCGGAAGGTCCCGCCGACTCCCGCCATCCGTTCCGCCATGCCGACGACCCCGAAGTGCCCCCGTTCGGGAGAGGCCGCGACGAACGCCGGCTCGCTGCCGGCGCCGTCGTCGCTCACGACGAGCAGCAGCCGGTCGGCGCCAGCGGCCTCGAGAACCACCCGGACGGTGCACCGGCCGGCGTGTTGCCGAACGTTGTCCAGGGACTCCCGGAGCCCCATGAGCAGCTCGTAGCGCACGTGGCCGTCGGTGACGTCGACCGGGGCCAGCCGTGTGGTGCAGCGCCGCCCGGTCGAGGATCGCCACTCGTCGACGACCTGGGCCACGGTGTCGCTGAACGAGAGCTCGGCGACCGGGGTCCGCAGCTCACCCATCAGCTCGCGCACCTGGGCGATGACGAGGGTGCAGTCCTGCTCGAGCTCGCGGGCCCTGGCCACCGCCACATCGGTGTCGCGGTGCAGGTGGTGCGGGATGCTCGACGCCGTCAGGGCCATCGCCTGGAGCGACTTGGCGATGGTGTCGTGCATCTCGCGAGCGATCCGGCCGCGCTCCTGCGAGGTGGCCGCCGCCGACATCGCGTCTCGGAGCGAAGCCTGCGCCCGCGCCTCGGCGTGGCCGGAGCGTCGGATGGCCAGGCCGAGCAACCACAGCGTCACGAACACCGCAGGAACGACGACCACGTAGGCGACGAGGCCCGCGTCGTCGATCGGTTGGCCCGTGAGCAGCACGAGGTCGATGGCGACCGTGAAGAGCACGACGAGCAGTCCCGGGGCCACTGGCAGCCAGAGGCCGACGAGCAGCGCGGAGGTCGCGAGCGCCAGGACGAAGGGGGTGTCGACCCCGACGAGTGCCACGACGACGGCGACGAGGACGACGTCGAGGAGGACGAGCAACGGGTGCCGCATCAGCGCCACCCGGACCCGCGGTGAGCTGAGCGCGAGGTAGGACACGCCCGCGGCCGCGACGACGCCGAGGGCGCCCAGGCCGTCACCTCGCGCGACCCACGCGAGCTCGAGGAGGAACAGCAGCGCGAGGCGCACGAGGAGGGCCACCTGGGCGACCCGTAGCTGCAGCCGGGTCGGAGGCAGCACGCCCTCAGAGACCACCGAAGGACCCGAGGTCGAGGTCGGAGCCGATGTACAGGCCGACGATGAGGAGGATCATCGCGCCGGGGACCATGACGACGGTCGTCAGCAGCGTGACCCGGGGGGCGATGGCGGCGGCCTTCTGCCGGGAGCGCTGCGCCGAGGCGCGACGCATGTCGGTGGCGATCTGGTTGAGCGTGTCGACGAGCGGGGCGCCGAGCTCCTCGGCCTGGAGGTACGCGGTCGTGAACTCCTCGATCGACTCCGAGGTGTTGCGGTCCCGCATGGCCCGGAAGGCCGAGCGGACGCTCGCGCCGTTGGTGATCTGGTGCAGCGTCGTCATGACCTCCTCGGACAGGGGCCCCCCGAACCGCTCGGACACGACACCGAGTGCCTGTCGGAAGCCGATGCCGGCGCTGACCGTGACGGCGAGGACGTCGAGGAAGTCCGGCAGGTCGCGGTCGATGCGCTCACGGCGTTTGCGGCCC is from Arthrobacter sp. NEB 688 and encodes:
- a CDS encoding OmpA family protein, which translates into the protein MKTLATVLATAAALTCAVPAVAATAPPLPSVPDVPVLGQAWIGNVTDQRLAVLSVHGLRRVEGATVLYYSLGLRSEDQTGDEAAFFSAYGNGNNFVLTQNGSTGLECTAAAIDVAGSVAYSALKTDEVGRCISTKNLDLEAPRDQLGRATVGWVLLAPVPQTVTTVDVLVGSSLVQGVPVEDGLLEPTVTESAPAVGTGWPTVDTSRVSEAVDPDGAVFDLRSQVQDVKKKVTQAKRDGRDELELDASVLFDTDKATLTRAASGVIAEAAKQITAAGSTGTITVVGHTDSNAGDAYNLDLSKRRAAAVAKALAPRIPKGIRITPVGKGETEPIADNGSAEGRALNRRVTITLPK
- a CDS encoding pilus assembly protein TadG-related protein, which codes for MVQERSRRREEGQAVTAVAIVVVLVLVAAALGIVFRTGKVTSEVSKIQSGADAAALAGAQQVREDAYDNIVRSLQSRVPRGFWSCGDGQGRAQSFASRNSTDVTTYCYYPLADRVEVSVRSDFVTETGRRESADAVAQTGRRLGPCIVVAVPGSTTGYETTADCGDVTVRVYVDTTGNVTLLTTSAEIRKMFRVTLRE
- a CDS encoding response regulator transcription factor, which encodes MDDSAVMRRGIRSLVETDDQLEIVAEAGDGVEALARVRETRPDVVLLDVRMPVRDGVSVVREISEVSHVLMLTFSDESDVVLAALDEGAVGYLVHGTFDADRLGAMVRAAAEGTGSLSGPALAALRGGRAPAAGLTGRARFDLSERQAEVMDLVASGKTNGAIARELFLSEKTVKNHINQIFPRLAVTTRAEAIVAWLGTRPGS
- a CDS encoding histidine kinase encodes the protein MLPPTRLQLRVAQVALLVRLALLFLLELAWVARGDGLGALGVVAAAGVSYLALSSPRVRVALMRHPLLVLLDVVLVAVVVALVGVDTPFVLALATSALLVGLWLPVAPGLLVVLFTVAIDLVLLTGQPIDDAGLVAYVVVVPAVFVTLWLLGLAIRRSGHAEARAQASLRDAMSAAATSQERGRIAREMHDTIAKSLQAMALTASSIPHHLHRDTDVAVARARELEQDCTLVIAQVRELMGELRTPVAELSFSDTVAQVVDEWRSSTGRRCTTRLAPVDVTDGHVRYELLMGLRESLDNVRQHAGRCTVRVVLEAAGADRLLLVVSDDGAGSEPAFVAASPERGHFGVVGMAERMAGVGGTFRHETGPGQGTTVTFEVNRRGLVEKDQREVVA
- a CDS encoding type II secretion system F family protein yields the protein MSWLVGAVPGVVAAVAAYLFLRGYRMLRTDPASDLAVEDIAILQGATQKRARSQGPVSAVAYRLAPRVRRLLPSSAIALVRRQVDQAGRPEGIDVDSVIARGVLWMLIVSPAVVIFVLQGRLLPVLMALAAIVVMPLARLSAMGRKRRERIDRDLPDFLDVLAVTVSAGIGFRQALGVVSERFGGPLSEEVMTTLHQITNGASVRSAFRAMRDRNTSESIEEFTTAYLQAEELGAPLVDTLNQIATDMRRASAQRSRQKAAAIAPRVTLLTTVVMVPGAMILLIVGLYIGSDLDLGSFGGL